The following is a genomic window from Serratia ficaria.
TATTATTGGAATAACGATTAATTAATGATTTATTGTTTTTTATATAATTCGGCGATGAAAGGCCGGGGGAGCCAGGCGCAACGGCAAAAAAAAAACGGGGCGGCAAGCCCCGTTGGTCATGATTAGCGCCCAGAGGCGATCAGTTGGCGGCAGCGGCTTCCTGCGCCTTCTGGTTAGCGTCTTCGGCGGTATCCAGCGTCATGCGGTACAGCTTCGGCGCGGTCAGCATCATCAGGATGGCGATCGCCGCGGTGGCGATGCCGATTTGCATAAACACGTGGCTGTAGATGGCCAGCGAAGCATGCGCATCGTTGATGTCGCCTGGCACCGCGGTCAGGCCGGCCACCTTGCCGGCGATCAGCGCGGCGGCGGCGGTGGTCAGGAACCAGGAGCCCATGATGAAGCCCATCAGGCGTTGCGGCACCAGCTGCGCCACCATCGCCAGGCCCAGGCCGGAGATCATCAGCTCGCCGATGCTCTGCAGCGCGTAGCTGAGGATCAGCCAGTTAACCGAGACGATGCCCTGTTCGTTGGCGAAGCTGGCGCCCCATGGCAGCACCAGGAAGGCGCAGGAGCACAGGATCATGCCGAAGGCGAACTTGTGCGGCATCGGCAGGCGGTCGCCCATCTTGTTGTACAGCGCGGCCAGAATGGGGCTGGCCAGCATGATCCAGAACGGGTTCAGCGCCTGATACTGCTCGGGTTCAAAGGCGATGCCGAGGATGCTGTGCTCCACGTTGTGGATGGCGAAGAAGTTCAGCGAGGTCGGCATCTGGCTATACAGCACAAAGAATACCACCGCTTCCAGCATCAGCAGGAAGGCGACGATCATCTTGCGGCGTGCGGCGCCGTGCAGCGCGAAGGTCTCTTTGGCGAACACGATGACGATGCCGACAGAGATGATCGCCAGCGCCCAGCGGGCTATCGTCTGGTTGTGCAGCAGCCAGCTGGACACCAGGATCAGCGCGACCACGCCGACCAGCACCATCAGCAGTTTTGGCAGGTGCAGCGGCTTGAAGTCCGGCTTGGAACCGTGCTGTTTCACCCACTTGTGGCAGAACATAAAGTTGACCAGAGTGATCAGCATGCCCACCACGCTGAGGGAGAAGGCGACGCTCCAGCCGTATTTCGCCGCCAGCCACGGGGTGGCCAGCATCGAGAAGAAGGAACCGATGTTCACCGACATATAGTACATGGTGAACGCGCCATCGAGACGCGGGTCGTCTTTCTCATAGCAGGTAGACAACAGGGACGACGGGTTGGCCTTGAACAGGCCGCTGCCCACGGCGATGGTCGCCATGCCCAGATAAACCCAGAAGATCTCGTGGCCGGAGTAGGCCACCATGGCGTAACCGGCGGCCAGCACCAGCGCGCCCAGCACGATCACGCGCTTGGAGCCCAGCACCTTGTCGCCCAGCCAGCCGCCGATGGCGACGAAGCCGTACACCAGCGCGCTGAAAGAAGAGAACAGGGTGATGGAGTCGGCTTCGCTCAGGCCAAGCATCTTGACCAGATAAACCGCCATGATGCCCTGCAGGCCGTAATAACCGAAGCGTTCCCAGAGTTCGATCGAGAAGATCAGGTAGAACGCCTTAGGCTGTTTGAAGGCGTTGAGACTCACGCTCTCCGGTTGTTTGCTGTTGTTGTTTGCTGTTGACACTGGTACCTCTGTTTTTTCGCAGCCCGACTCAAGCAGACGGGAAAGTGCAAAAGGTGATGCGGAACTGCATCCTTCTGCGTTGTTATAGGATGGAATGACGGCGGTTAATGTTCACTATCTTTGTCAACGAGGCAAGCAGTTTGTCATATTCGGTTACATATAACGGCGGCGGGATTATGCAGCGATGTTGCAAATGTTATGCAGTATTAACGTTTGAGTTTGTCTGCTTTGC
Proteins encoded in this region:
- the dtpA gene encoding dipeptide/tripeptide permease DtpA, which produces MSTANNNSKQPESVSLNAFKQPKAFYLIFSIELWERFGYYGLQGIMAVYLVKMLGLSEADSITLFSSFSALVYGFVAIGGWLGDKVLGSKRVIVLGALVLAAGYAMVAYSGHEIFWVYLGMATIAVGSGLFKANPSSLLSTCYEKDDPRLDGAFTMYYMSVNIGSFFSMLATPWLAAKYGWSVAFSLSVVGMLITLVNFMFCHKWVKQHGSKPDFKPLHLPKLLMVLVGVVALILVSSWLLHNQTIARWALAIISVGIVIVFAKETFALHGAARRKMIVAFLLMLEAVVFFVLYSQMPTSLNFFAIHNVEHSILGIAFEPEQYQALNPFWIMLASPILAALYNKMGDRLPMPHKFAFGMILCSCAFLVLPWGASFANEQGIVSVNWLILSYALQSIGELMISGLGLAMVAQLVPQRLMGFIMGSWFLTTAAAALIAGKVAGLTAVPGDINDAHASLAIYSHVFMQIGIATAAIAILMMLTAPKLYRMTLDTAEDANQKAQEAAAAN